Below is a window of Sebastes umbrosus isolate fSebUmb1 chromosome 13, fSebUmb1.pri, whole genome shotgun sequence DNA.
gatatattcaagTAGACAGTATGacgaaaataaagttttttttttaacattacagcatgtaaacatgttctagtaaaaacacaaaatacaagtatgaacctgaaaatgagcatgatatgggacctttaaagtgaaCTTTATAACGTTTAAATtgttccttttcgttatctagCAGTATAGTGACCAAGTTGGGCCAACTTTCTCCTATCTAAGATACAACTTACTGAACTATATGAGTTTAATATATCAGCTAGCTGCCAACACATATCTGAGCATCTTTCTTGCGTAGTAAAAGTCTGTACGAGGAATCTACGGCATAGTTATCGTTTTACGTTGACATTACGCTAACTAGCCGTTACTAACGTGAGTCAATAGCATAGCAACCACTTCAGGAGGAATGCGACCCGTTAATTTACGGCTCAGTCTCCAGGGCAACATCAACGACCTATATTTAGGGGTTCAACTTGATAAAAGTAATGTACCTAAGTTATAACTTCATCTGTCAGAGTCTCATTCTGACAAAGTAAAGAACTAAAGCGCAAACAGGGGGACGGTAATAACGGTaaagtagaagaagtagaagaagaagaagaggaaacgAGGAGATGAACTTTCTTTAGAGCTTCTTTGAAGATAGTAAGTGACGTTATTCGATGCAAATAAGACATGAGACAGTCCTGTGTCAGTgctaaatttgtttttacacttaCAAAATAGTGTGACAGGCATTTCATGTTTGAAAAACAAGTTGCTGTGAAGAATAATGTGTTACTTACGAGGTCTGGGCTGCTCCTCCCGGTCTGACGGTCTGACGGTCTCTATGATGTCCTCCAGTGAACGGACTGGTGCTGCGTTCAGGGTCTCCTCGTAAACTGCGACTTCTCCTGAAAACGTAAACactccaaatgtgtcccagtttatttatattacttaatttatttgtattatttatattcatgttgtttgtttgcttcATTGACGAACACCATGGTAAACATAAAGCAAATACATAAGCACATAATGCCAGGGGATCAGAGCACTgacataaatcataaatcagtttataaaaatgttatacagTTGTATAGATATATGGTTTTAGTagcttttctgtttttagaCAAAAGGATCGATGCAAAGTATTGTTTGAATTCAATTTCCCCAAAAATATGAGATTTtgcaagaaataaaataaaataaaattatataatatttaatttgcttTAGTATAAGAGTAAGTACAGAAgccaaacattgcatttttTAAGGAGAGGGAAAATTCACGATCAATATATTGGGAAATAAATGTATAGACATCTTTCCAAATAATACAAGAGTGGGGACAAGATCAAAATAGATGATATAAATCTTCTTGAACCAGTTGACAAAatgaatgtgtcccagtttatttatattatttaaattatttatattgtctatattcatgttgtttgtttgttttagtgaTGAACACCATGGTAAACATATAGCAAATACATAAGCAGATAATGCCAGGGGATCAGAGCACTgacataaatcataaatcagtttataaaaatgttatacagCTTACATAAGGATTTAGTagcttttctgtttttagaCTAAAGGATCTGTGCAAAGTATTGTTTGAATTCATTTTCCAATAAATATGAGATTTTGCAAGGAATAAAATCAAATGAAAcgatataatatttaatttgcttTAGTAGAAGAGTAAGTACAGAGGccaaacattacattttcataGGAAAGGGAAAATTTCACAATCAATATATtgggaaataaatgtatatacatattgCCAAAAAATACAAGAGTGGGGACAAGATCAAAATAGATGATATAAATCTTCTGGAACCAGTTGACAAAATGAGCAGTCCTTGTTATATCTTTGTAGAAATACCTTGGAGGGATAAAAACGATGGATTATTTTAAAAGTCACTTCCTTAACCTTATTTATTATCAGATATTTAGAAACCATATTTATTATCAGATATTTAGAAGGTATAGGCACCACATTTTCTTCCAGTCCAGTGTGAAGTAAAGTTATTCTAGGAGGAAACAGCTTTTGGAACAGAGACTATTTCTTTTTGAAATAAAGCATTTATTCATCACAGTTATTATTGTTCTTTTTAGAGGAGAAACAGATCCGACAAATGCCAGTAAGAATAGGTTCCAGCGGTAGTAAAGTCAATTCAGATAGGACTGAATAGCATAACATAGCCAGAAGGGATTACATCaaaatctaaatcatgttcCCTTTGTGGTATATGAATACCATACTTGTTCAGAAGTTTGAAGTTCACATCAACGTACTTATTACAGTGGTAATAATgaattttatttactgttccaGATAATGTAATATCTGTGAGAGGAAGAATTAAGTTTATAAATTAAGTACCTGGAAAGGAGCAATTCATTTGTGAAAATTTgacaatttaaatttttttttcaacattgtaGCTGCAAGGTAAAACAAATTTAAGGCCTCCAAGTTTTGAGGACAAATCATTTGGAATAAAATTCCAAACTGAATTCCAAACTGTGCTCTGATCCCCTGGCATTATCTGCTTATGTATTTGCTATATGTTTACCATGGTGttcatcaataaaacaaataaacaacatgaatatagacaatataaataatataaataaactgggacacattcatTTTGTCAACTGGTTCAAGAAGATTTATATCATCTATTTTGATCTTGTCCCCACTCTTGTATTATTTGGAAAGAtgtctatatatttatttcccaATATATTGATCATGAATTTCCCCTCTCCCATGAAAATGCAATGTTTGGCTTCTGTACTTACTCTTCTACTAaagcaaattaaatattatattatttaatttgattttatttcttGCAAAATCTCATATTTTTTGGGAAAATGAATTCAAACAATACTTTGCATCGATCCTTTAGtctaaaaacagaaaagctACTAAAACCTTATATCTATACAGCTGTATCTACAActgtataacatttttataaactgatttatgatttatgtcAGTGCTCTGATCCCCTGGCATTATCTGCTTATGTATTTGCTTTATGTTTACCATGGTGTtcgtcaataaaacaaacattacaGTGAGGTCACCAAACTTCACGAACCAATAAGAACTTGATCCACTTGCAACAAAAACTAATAGAGCGCTACAGGGATGGCGTAGAGTAAAgagattgttccattgggttttggattattgcagaaactAAGctttgtggcaaacacacgtttatgatacttacacattctgttcagcaagataatcttcacataaacaccacttttatgattcaTGAAGGGTGAATGAAATCGCCAAAAGTGAAAAGCTAATgtcggcatgatgacgtttagtagtctcatttagccacttgttagcaaccgccttttttcaagacatataaaagcttcaaaattcacaagtgggatatttactgatgtttttttttttgtttgtttttatcgtagaacaaaatgttaaaatctcttcagctcaGACCTTATATCAGGCATCCAGGCACCCATTCAAAGAAACCCatttgacttccagacgagggaacagaaagtgctaaaatgctaactcatttccgagttttaggactcattacTGCAGCACTCCAGTGATTTAAACCAATCACTGTGtttacacacccacacagagagAGCGAAGAGTCGAATTAGGCAAaataaaacacctgtgtgggagAGCCATGGTGGGCGTACAGGGCTGTTAAGAGATAAGGTAAAACATGTTCACGTATGTGTTCATAATGAGACAACCCAATGGACTAGTTtattaaacatataaaataaatacatgcatgcaATGTTTACTACATTCAATGTCGAATGAAAACTGGGAGATACATATTTTTTTGGAAGTGTGAGAACTCCCATTATTTCCATCAGTAAGTGAAAGCAGCTGTAGTGCACtcatcaggaggaggaggaggaggcattATATGTGGTATGAAGGGTGTTGGTTGAGCTCCCGTACATCTCAGGCTCACTCAGCACTGAAGCAAATGTCAGGGACAGCTGAACACGTTTATTATCACATGACAGcacttcttttgtatgtaattaTGTGACTGTGGACAGCTTTTGCTGTCACATCTTGGACTTTGGACAACTATAagaattaaatgtgattattttatgGTTGGAAAGCAAATATGTTTCTGACCTTGTACTGGGAATATGTGGCCCGTAAATGTtaacattttacaacattattACGGTACAAAACGAAATTCTGCATGTGCCGGTTTTTCAGAAGGGCTTAAGGGTCATCGTCATTTGAATGATTCAAATATTCTCATATATTCATAAAAAATGATCACTAATTATCACTTCTACATTAAAGAAACACATACAACATGAAGGGAAAGTTAACAAATATTACTGTTTTTCTCATTCTCTTTGGCTCAATTCTTAAATGATAATTATTTCTTTCCAAGCTCTGAAAATtatagtttgttgttcacaacagatttgaaTTCTCGCAAATTGTACTTACTCTTCCACACACATGAAGCAAAACAtatgcaatttgcttgaataaATGATACAttcaaatctgttgtgaacaacaaactaattgttcagagattggaactcattgttttggaaaaaaaataattctcattcaggaattgagccaaagcgaatgagtAAAAGGTGTAAATGTGTCAATACGAGCAAGTGCTGTCCTGTATAGTCAATAAAAACTCCTGGAAAATGTCCTGAAAGGTcctggaaaaatatttttaaaaagagtaGGAACCCTGCCatgctgaaaaaaacacatttattttaattaattaattaattaataatataaagaatattttgACCAGAACGGCTCACACGATTGACATTGTCcagtttactgacacaataactaggttggaaagcatgaatgaagtgtttgggtgagttactaccttttgcagacatgAAATAGATGTAATGTCCCATTAAACAGTTAGAACAGTTTAGAGAATGTTAAGACTGTTTCACAAAATAAGCCAAataaattgagaaaaactgtaatatctTTATTGAGTTGAATACGAGTATTAATATTCACAACAAAATatacaacaaaaatgtaaaaattgtttgataacaatgcatcatttcAGAAAGCAACGAGGGTTTGTAAAATCTTTTATTAATGTGCATCCATGAAATTCTGGATTCTGCGTTTTTCCCATTTGCACAGAAGACTAATAAATGAACTGTgaatatgtttcataaatagATGTGTAAAACCACAAGCTTACTTATTTCAAAATGCCCCAGAATCAGCTGTCACCCTACCATACCCTGACCTCGATTCATCTACTGGCATAAATGAGGCATAGAAGAACTGAAAGGAACGGAAACAGAAGTTTGCATCAGGGCCCAAAGCTGGTCTGTTGTAACCACATATTTCACCTGCTACATCAGAATAGAGAATAACAAAGggttatttttttgtatgttaCGTATTGTATAGTGGGTTTGACGACTGTGAAACAGTGGCTCTCAAAAGTGCACACACTTCTCTTCATTTGACACAACTCTGTGTCTTATCAGAGAAATGATGAATGTCACATAAACATGATATATTTGTATTCAGTTGTATATTCCACCGTTCAGCGCAAACTAAAGTAAACAACTGCATATGGACATATGGTTTAGCCACATAAACAGCATTAAATATTCTGTTTGAATTATTGATAAGATATGTATAGAAGACACAAGTACATGCGTTGATCAAGAAAAATCGGCACAACGGGCTTTCTCACAGAACGTACAGAGTAAAGTTTTCTCGAATgataatatatgaataaattagTTGAAGTTAATCGTTGGCCGTACTGGAGAAGACATTAGGGCACCCCCGTTCTTGCAAAACGTTTCCCAAAGTTGATTTGAACAGGACCTGTAGTGCACACCTCCGGCCTGCAGAGAGCAGTGTGTGTTCACAGTGTTGAGTTATGGCTGATGTCTTCAGTAGTGCCGTGGCCCTGTAATCCAAAGTCTGTGATTTGCAAGTGTGTAATTTCACAGCTGGGTGATCTTTCTGACGTCCCTATCCTTCTCTTCGCCGTTGTCATCAAATTCAAAGGCACTATTTTCCACAGCTTGTTCCTTCTTTTTTGCTGATTCACCATCACCAGCTTCCAGGGATGGATCCTCGAAGTCTGCATCAGCTGGGCGACGGCCACATGTCTTTTTATATATCTGGTAGGctgtagaggaaaaaaaaacatggattcAGTAATACTGATTAGTCATCCTGACATGTATCTTTTAAAACAGCATTGAAATTAACCTGGGCTTCAGTGAATGATCCTTTTCTCTTGACAATTTTCTGTCATCTAGTGCTTGTGTTGTTCTTGTTCTGCCAGTTATTATAAGGGTTGATAATGCAATGATTGAAGGCAGAGGTCCATCATGCAGAAAAGGTGGATTTTTGTaagcccagtcgccagaaatGAATGTCCGCATTGTACATTCCTGCAAACCACAATGTCTGCATTGTACATTCCTGCAAACCACACATTGAATGTGTCTGTTTTTGCATTctgtcagagcaagtgacgaaGTATATCGAGCCACCGCTACTGAAAGTGAAGTGGTATGAAAGTTATGTGGTATAATAACTAGTATAAGAAGCAAGAAAGTCGACTACGGGCCGGTgggagtggtggtggatggatgggtcaaataaacacaagactttcaactaaccaatcgtttcacaacgttaaccaagTGACATAGTGCGTttcgaggctgatatgaaacgtatttatggaacgtatttttggttcagataTGTGGACATTAATTTTCCCTTGCAGTTATATCAACATAGATTCAGAGAATCAATATTTCAGGAATGGGAGGTAACCCCCATCCTATAACTCTCAAGTTGCCTAGACATTGGAGCGTCACAATTTCGTCAAAATCCGACTCAGAGGTGAACCAAGTAGGAACAATTTCCAACCAAGGGCAAATACGTCGCACCTCTTTTTTCACTGAAATGAAAGTGGAACAGATGTTGATCTGACCACACCTGTgcaatgacacacacattttcactaGAAGTGTAGATGTTCTGCAACACATGACACCATCAAGCAGACATACATCGGCTTGTCACTATAGTCATTGTGACCCTTGGATCATAACTTTATGTAGCAGAACAAAACAGTCTCActgcagttcgtgaaatagtcaccatatttaatgtatttgatttgtgtacatagacacaaatttccctttcaacaacgtatttttagtgcattttcctacgaatgtccttggttaggcttaggcaacaaaacgacttagttaggtttaggaaaatatcgcgGTCtgagtttaaataacaccggagtGGTGTCACTTAAgcacggaagttacgtgacaaaaactactaagataggtttaggaaagatcgccgtttggtttaaaataactccagaagtgtcgtaacttaagtacggaagttacgtgacaaataaataaactttgacCCTTTTTAAACTTACCAGTTCACAATTACGAGgaatacatacaaattgattttgtctATGTAGACAAATcattacattcaatttcgtgactatttcacagactgctgtgtgactgggcctGAACAGAAACAGATCTATGAATATGAAACATCCCTGACTTCTGTTACTTGCTAAAGTTaagtgataaataaatgtattaaatggcACACTGGGCTCAATTTGATGATTTAAGAAACCTGATAATGCTTGGAAGCAGCGGTGCTAAGTGAAAAGGCAGGGAAGCAGTGTTTTCACGATGGGATAAAACAGAACATCTGATGCTCTAAATATTCCTTAAGTGTGCCAGAACTGAGCACTGACCCAGTGCAACGAGTAGTTATGGAAGAAGACAACAAACAACATGCCATCATGCAGCCTGTCCGCAAGAAGCATTTTAGCAGTGGATGACTGAAAATGGTCATGTCAGCAGAAACAGAATCGCAGTAGGAAATGGCTGACGAGATAATAGTGGGGTATGTAGGAAGTGTCCATTTCGATCACCAAAcccatttttattttgcatgtgGTTGAACAACACGCACGAACCACTTCTTTTTCTAGTATAATCCGGCCCAGTTAAACCCACAGAGACTTTGTTCAGCTGTGTCAGAAGCCTTGTGGAGGATGAGACAGCTTCAGCCGTATGTTCCCCCTTCATTCTTTTGATGGTAGATGACTGGCCAACACCTAGTTTTCACTAAAGTGCAACTTTTTCTTTGAAAAACTGCCatccttaaagtggcagtaagaagtatatttttgcatcattgggcaaaaattccataataacctttcagcatattgtaattcaagtgttctgagagaaaactagacttctgctcctcctcatggctctgttttcaggctttaaaaaatctagcccgtgacgggagactttgaccaatcacaggtcatttcattgagagagcgttcctattggatgTGACCGGagcttggcgttccttcaccagatttcacaatggtggcggcgtcacaaacgttctcattttacagctaaacagtacactacaagatgattcggaaaacatttgaggagagaaataggcattaacgtaacataatattgattcatatttgatcagcgctgcctagtttaaccgtttggttggagttcgcgagtgattgaccgccggctctcatagacagcagatggatagaagacctcagatcagctcttactgcttgttttcctccggtctgtgaaatcttgcagatgccattaggagcaccgggggacaccggaggacaaagaggcacatgattttttttcaggttacctgtttcatgtactactgtcacgatatagtgaacattttataaaaataacttttttcaatcatatttgctccaatctcacctacttcagctttaactgtgTACCTTATCTCTACAAACATATTTTGCATTAATATGGCAATGGCATAAGAGTTTGGTATCAGAAGCGTGCGGGTTTCCGTTTGTATTCCGAGTAGTATcgaccaatcacgttcgagAGGGCTTTGGTTGAACGCAGGATAAACAGTaggtgtggagagcaaaagaggcggaacgcattggccgaaatgcagctattgtctgacgatgatttctctttttattggtttgaaattagcttgtaaactggctgcTTGTGAAACAATGCAGTCGTACATGTTGTCTCTCAACTTCAACTACGGTATCatgtctcaagttgctaatcggactgtatacaatgagcagcgcacagagaaggaagtcttggcccagatacccgctggctacaccggaaccccagaaataaaGCCCCTttcccccagaggcttatctgtcgtcagaccgatagctGATGGGTTCTGTGTACGTACAGTATCTGCCTGCTAAACTCTCACCTCCCACAGTTATGCTTGCTGTCACTAGCTGGAAGATGCTGTAGATGAGGGGGAATGAGAACATGACATCCAACTCAGCTTGGCTGAAGGACAGCTGGACAATGGTGCTGCACAGCTGGGAGTTCTGGAAACCTGTCTCCAATGCGATGGTTCGAGCTCTGAACAAAGTAAGGAGCGATAAACAGCCTCATTAAGTAAGTACATTTATTAGTATATGGGTTTGTTGATGCAGTAGTGGTTTCATGATTTATACAACTGAATTCAAGTATAATATACCTTTGGCGGCAAAGTTAAATTTAAATCAAGGAATCAAGATACAGGCtttatacatatactgtatatgccaaCATCACTACAACGCTGTCACCTTACCTGAACCAGGGTTGACCTGCAAAGCGGGCCAATAAGAATCCCAGGCTATAACCAATAAAGGGGTAGATGATTCCAATAATCCATAGGGAGGGAGCAATGGTCCAGGAGGACTGGTAGAGAATTCCTCCAACCACAGCTATGCAGATAATGAGAATAAATCCTGCAATGGACCCAAACTGTGCAAAGCAGACACACAGGCAGTCCCGGAATTTCCATTAGATAAATCCATGAATGTCACAACGAATCCCTTGATCAAATATCAGATTCATAAAAAACATATTGGAGTAATACTTAGATGTCACTCTTTGCATAAAACAGTCACATGGATTCCTACCTTGAGGATCTTTTTCGCCCCGTTGGGCCATCTGCGTTTAACATACATTCCCAGAGCAATTGGAACAATAATGGACACTAGAGTGATACCTGAGGATACACAGAATTCATAGCGTGACATAATTATAGGATTATAATAATCCTGTACAGTGCTTTTGGTACAAAACTACAAAGTGAGtgaacaacacaataaaacggTAGATGTGGACGTCCTTAGAAAGTTTAGCTTTATGGGCTAGTAATCATACAGCATTTTCCTACTTACCAATACTTTCGTATGGGATCTGGATGGTGCTGGAGGAAGTCCAGACGGAGGTGTAAATGATCAGACAGAGAGGCATCATCCCCAAGGCCAAGACAGAGGAACAGACTGTCATACTGATACTGAGGAGGGGAGTATATGAACAGtgtttttgtcaaacaaaaTTCTTTAATAACATTATATTTTTCAAGCAGTGTATGTCCTAAAAATAAGGAGGGGGCCTGCGACTGATGCTGTGTCAGTCTCCAATCAACTGATATCCCACTTGGGGATTTGCTCGATCATTAGCCTACGCAGTACGCTACCTTATGAGGCCCTGAGAATGATGGTTCCCACTTGTACTCCATGGTAGCCTCATTAGCAAACAGCAAACGTATCACCTGGGTTGTCTAAATGGGACCTAAATGTGATCCTATCACTATTTTGGGCCTACAGGGCCACATTGCCTGGGCAGCTATCTGTGTTTTCTAATAATCAGatgtattaatttgttttttttgtggtgtaTAAAGTCAAGATATATAATAAGTAgggttgtgtattggcaagaatctggcgatacgatacgtatcatgatacaggggttacgattcaatatattgcgatgtattgcgatactgtaagcaaggcaatatattgtgattttttattccaatttcaggaaaactgtcatagtataaagaacacaccatcatctgcataaaatcacagtatttaaaaaaaaaacttgttttatgcaatcacaacagtgggatctgcatttgtatttattttcacaaataTTTGCATGCAGTGCTTACTGCACTTACTGATTAAAAAttgataaagtgttttttttttacaattaatacagtatcataaaacataatGTTGCGATCCTCAAGCATATCGGTATTTacttacacccctaataaccCCAAAACAATTCTTACCTTAGATCCATGTCTCCGTCCAGCCAGTAGCAGATAATGTTAGAGCCGGTGCCTCCAGGACAGCAgcccatgatgatgatgacaatagCCTGTACAGGCAGCACATTGAAGGCCAGCGACAAGGCAAAGCCTGTGAAAGGCATGATGCCGAACTGGCACAGGAAGCCGATGATGATGCCCCAGGGTCTTCTGATGTGGCCCAACAGCTTTTTGGTATCCACAGTGCAGCCCATAGAGAACATGACCATACCGAGCATTAATGTGAGCGTCACGCTCATCGCCTGGCTCAGAATGTCATTGAAGTTACTGGGAGGAACAAGGCAGTTTCCGCCTGAACACACTGTGGCTAGAGGGTCGCAGCCGGTAGGCACCGCGGTCGTCACCGCCTTGGATATGTACATCGTGGAGAATGTAATAGGAGGAGATAAGGATAATCAGTGGCTCCTGATTTGAAAAGAGAAGACTAGATG
It encodes the following:
- the slc10a2 gene encoding ileal sodium/bile acid cotransporter produces the protein MYISKAVTTAVPTGCDPLATVCSGGNCLVPPSNFNDILSQAMSVTLTLMLGMVMFSMGCTVDTKKLLGHIRRPWGIIIGFLCQFGIMPFTGFALSLAFNVLPVQAIVIIIMGCCPGGTGSNIICYWLDGDMDLSISMTVCSSVLALGMMPLCLIIYTSVWTSSSTIQIPYESIGITLVSIIVPIALGMYVKRRWPNGAKKILKFGSIAGFILIICIAVVGGILYQSSWTIAPSLWIIGIIYPFIGYSLGFLLARFAGQPWFRARTIALETGFQNSQLCSTIVQLSFSQAELDVMFSFPLIYSIFQLVTASITVGAYQIYKKTCGRRPADADFEDPSLEAGDGESAKKKEQAVENSAFEFDDNGEEKDRDVRKITQL